A genomic region of Arachis stenosperma cultivar V10309 chromosome 9, arast.V10309.gnm1.PFL2, whole genome shotgun sequence contains the following coding sequences:
- the LOC130948906 gene encoding probable LRR receptor-like serine/threonine-protein kinase At1g05700, producing MEKMFANSVFLLLGAISFIATVQGQDQSGFISIDCGLPENSNYTEKNTGINYISDANFIDSGVSKTVSPQDKTTHPQYFNYLRSFPNGIRNCYRINVTSVTRYLIRASFLYGNYDGLNTLPEFDLYLGVHFWDTVKFTNSSVSINYEIIHTLSLDYIHICLVNKGTGTPFISAIEMRVLGNVDSTYSTIDSSTRLARFRRLYFSSITNLIYRYQDDPYDRIWEPYWDDKWRLISSNHSNHALDQDAFNPPAVVLETAATSITATASLDFHWDNDDNETQHQYYFYLHFTELQQLGADHTRSFNINMDGETWNTAESLKYGKVYTKHVRGLSSGCRKCNISLIRTESSTLPPIISALEIYLAKNFSSQSETDKDDADAVTNIKKAYRVNSRNWQGDPCLPNAYKWQGVDCSTIDGFLRITSLNLSSSGLTGHILTDISKLTMLKSLDLSDNGLSGNIPNFLAQLQSLEYLNLANNNLTGSVSNELLQKQSDGRLTLSVGKNPNLLCVTTSCTLQTNATRKKKNNAVITVVASIAGILLLLGIAAVIIVRRRKTYDAAKNVVLGRRHNPIKESEMETKQREYSFNEVVKMTNNFDRILGRGGFGTVYHGFIEDIEVAVKMLSLSSVQGYQQFIAEVKLRVHHQNLTSLIGYCNEETNIGLIYEYMKNGDLDKNLSGKNNRGRSLNWEDRLRIAVDAAQGLEYLHNGCKPPIIHRDVKCPNILLNENFHAKLADFGLSKCFAAESDTHVSTNVAGTPGYLDPEYTTSNRLTEKSDVYSFGVVLLRIITGQPVIIIKEDTTHHIIQRVNSMIAEGDITKVVDSRLQGDFDNNSAWKAVEIAMASVSATSVQRPYMRDIVTQLKDCLAAELARKHNICDLQNEDLVEQFSVNLISTDMTPSAR from the exons ATGGAAAAGATGTTCGCAAATTCTGTTTTTCTATTGCTTGGAGCTATTTCTTTCATAGCAACGGTCCAAGGCCAGGATCAATCAG GATTTATTAGCATAGATTGTGGGCTACCTGAAAATTCCAATTACACTGAAAAGAACACAGGAATCAATTACATTTCAGATGCTAATTTCATTGATTCTGGTGTGAGTAAAACTGTGTCACCCCAAGATAAGACTACTCATCCAcaatattttaattaccttCGGAGTTTTCCTAATGGAATAAGAAATTGTTACAGAATAAATGTAACAAGTGTTACTAGATATTTAATCAGAGCTAGTTTTTTGTATGGAAACTATGATGGTCTTAATACGCTTCCAGAGTTTGATCTTTATCTTGGAGTTCATTTTTGGGACACGGTAAAATTCACAAATTCTTCAGTCAGCATAAACTATGAGATCATTCACACTCTATCGCTGGATTATATCCATATCTGCTTGGTTAACAAAGGCACAGGGACACCATTCATTTCAGCTATAGAAATGAGGGTTTTGGGCAATGTCGACTCTACTTATAGCACTATAGACTCATCTACACGATTGGCACGATTCCGAAGGTTGTATTTTAGTTCTATCACCAACTTAATATACAG GTATCAAGATGATCCTTATGACCGGATATGGGAGCCTTATTGGGACGACAAGTGGAGACTAATAAGCAGCAACCATAGCAATCATGCCCTTGATCAGGATGCCTTTAATCCACCAGCAGTTGTGTTAGAGACTGCAGCCACATCAATAACTGCTACTGCCTCATTAGATTTCCATTGGGACAATGATGACAATGAAACTCAGCACCAATACTATTTCTACCTACACTTCACGGAGCTTCAGCAGTTGGGTGCAGATCATACAAGATCATTCAATATCAACATGGATGGTGAGACTTGGAATACAGCTGAATCACTCAAATACGGAAAAGTATACACCAAACATGTTAGAGGACTTTCCTCTGGATGCAGAAAGTGTAACATTTCACTTATTCGGACAGAATCTTCCACCCTTCCACCCATTATCAGTGCTCTTGAGATTTATTTAGCGAAAAATTTCTCATCACAGTCAGAAACCGACAAAGACGACG CGGATGCAGTCACAAACATTAAGAAGGCTTATAGGGTGAACAGTAGAAACTGGCAAGGAGATCCATGTCTTCCCAATGCATACAAATGGCAAGGTGTAGACTGTAGCACTATTGATGGCTTTCTAAGAATCACATCCTT GAATTTGTCTTCAAGTGGACTCACCGGACATATACTGACTGATATCTCCAAGCTTACTATGTTAAAGTCCTT AGATTTATCAGACAATGGTTTAAGTGGGAATATACCTAATTTTTTGGCGCAACTGCAATCACTAGAATACTT AAACTTGGCAAACAACAACCTAACAGGGTCAGTTTCAAATGAACTCCTTCAAAAACAAAGTGATGGTCGATTAACCTTGAG TGTGGGGAAAAATCCAAATCTTCTATGTGTAACAACTTCATGCACCCTGCAAACAAATGctacaagaaagaaaaagaataatgcAGTTATTACAGTGGTAGCATCAATTGCAGGGATATTGCTGCTTCTAGGGATTGCAGCAGTTATAATCGTTCGCCGAAGAAAGACCTATG ATGCTGCTAAGAACGTTGTGCTTGGGAGGCGTCATAATCCAATTAAGGAGTCAGAAATGGAAACTAAGCAACGAGAGTATTCATTTAATGAGGTGGTTAAGATGACCAACAATTTTGATAGAATTCTTGGCAGAGGTGGATTCGGAACAGTTTACCATGGCTTTATTGAGGACATTGAAGTGGCTGTCAAGATGCTTTCGTTATCATCAGTGCAAGGATATCAACAATTTATTGCAGAG GTTAAGCTTAGAGTACATCATCAAAATCTGACTTCTCTTATTGGTTATTGCAATGAAGAAACTAATATAGGACTCATCTATGAATACATGAAAAATGGAGATTTAGATAAAAATCTTTCAG GAAAAAACAATAGGGGAAGGTCTTTGAACTGGGAAGATAGACTTCGAATAGCAGTAGATGCAGCCCAAG GATTGGAATATCTGCATAATGGTTGTAAGCCACCAATAATTCACAGAGATGTGAAATGTCCAAATATTCTATTAAATGAAAACTTCCATGCCAAACTGGCTGATTTTGGATTATCCAAATGTTTTGCGGCTGAGAGCGACACACATGTGTCAACCAATGTGGCGGGAACTCCAGGCTACCTAGATCCTGA GTACACAACATCAAATAGATTGACAGAAAAAAGTGATGTGTATAGTTTTGGAGTAGTTCTTTTAAGGATAATTACAGGTCAACCAGTGATAATAATAAAGGAAGACACAACTCATCATATAATTCAACGGGTTAATTCAATGATTGCTGAAGGGGATATAACAAAAGTTGTTGACTCAAGGTTACAAGGAGATTTTGACAATAATTCTGCATGGAAAGCGGTTGAAATAGCAATGGCCTCTGTATCTGCCACTTCAGTGCAAAGGCCATACATGAGAGATATAGTGACACAGTTGAAGGACTGTTTGGCCGCAGAGTTAGCCCGAAAACATAATATTTGTGACCTTCAAAATGAAGATTTAGTTGAACAGTTCAGTGTGAATTTAATTAGTACTGATATGACTCCATCAGCTAGATAG